The Lentzea guizhouensis genome contains a region encoding:
- a CDS encoding choice-of-anchor Q domain-containing protein, whose translation MNSLRLLRLAVAVSIGSAPLGLLALSGTAHAAPTTYFVSPSGSDGNTGTSSAQPFKTIQKAADSTNPGDVVQLMNGTYRETATGRDVVNITRSGSPGAPITYEAFPGHKPVLNPVTGWHGIRITGASHIRIRGLEVAGDAASINLDEARKQAGQKKAVFNTNCIGAYKDEKSGKASHHLEITGNHVHHCPGIGISAIDADHVTIDRNRVHSTSWYTEYATSGISILRALDEGPGDPSQYKIRITGNVVHDNETKVIWTHIGRHSDGNGIIIDTLKDKDNSDPAYKGRVLVANNVSFDNGGSGIHSFKSQHVDIVNNTAYLNSRSTNMEPYANIFAAMSDDVRILNNVSVVREGKPANSTHRNTNVTYDHNVYFGGKKPEAMGPNDIIADPKLAKPGTDPATADFRPLAGSPAIDSGTAFELPAHDVAGKQRKAGRALDRGAFEFSVGGEPAAPVTAPAVDNAVAAPAEAAGTPDNASPAPTETAKTTDAAVGTGSGGLASTGASVVALAIGGAVVLAAGGVTFWLARRKRANG comes from the coding sequence GTGAACTCTCTTCGCCTCTTACGGCTCGCCGTCGCGGTGAGCATCGGCTCCGCACCACTGGGGCTGCTCGCACTGAGCGGCACCGCGCACGCCGCTCCGACCACGTACTTCGTCAGTCCGTCCGGTTCGGACGGCAACACGGGGACGTCGTCAGCCCAGCCGTTCAAAACGATCCAGAAGGCTGCCGACTCGACGAACCCCGGCGACGTGGTGCAGTTGATGAACGGCACCTACCGGGAGACCGCGACCGGCCGCGACGTCGTGAACATCACCCGCTCCGGCAGCCCCGGAGCACCCATCACCTACGAGGCGTTCCCCGGTCACAAGCCGGTGCTCAACCCGGTCACCGGATGGCACGGCATCAGGATCACCGGCGCCTCCCACATCAGGATCCGCGGTCTCGAGGTGGCGGGTGACGCCGCGTCCATCAACCTCGACGAAGCCAGGAAGCAGGCCGGGCAGAAGAAGGCGGTCTTCAACACCAACTGCATCGGCGCCTACAAGGACGAGAAGTCCGGCAAGGCCTCACACCACCTGGAGATCACCGGCAACCACGTCCACCACTGCCCCGGCATCGGCATCTCGGCCATCGACGCCGACCACGTGACGATCGACCGCAACCGGGTGCACTCCACGTCCTGGTACACCGAGTACGCCACCAGCGGCATTTCGATCCTGCGCGCACTGGACGAGGGTCCCGGTGACCCGTCCCAGTACAAGATCCGCATCACCGGCAACGTGGTCCACGACAACGAGACCAAGGTCATCTGGACGCACATCGGCCGGCACTCGGACGGCAACGGCATCATCATCGACACCTTGAAGGACAAGGACAACTCCGATCCCGCGTACAAGGGACGGGTCCTCGTGGCGAACAACGTCTCCTTCGACAACGGCGGATCGGGCATCCACTCGTTCAAGTCGCAGCACGTCGACATCGTCAACAACACCGCGTACCTGAACTCGCGCAGCACGAACATGGAGCCCTACGCGAACATCTTCGCCGCGATGAGCGACGACGTGCGGATCCTGAACAACGTCTCCGTCGTGCGCGAGGGCAAGCCGGCCAACTCGACGCACCGCAACACCAACGTCACCTACGACCACAACGTCTACTTCGGCGGCAAGAAGCCGGAGGCGATGGGACCGAACGACATCATCGCCGACCCCAAGTTGGCCAAGCCGGGCACCGATCCCGCGACCGCGGACTTCCGCCCGCTCGCAGGGTCCCCCGCGATCGACTCCGGCACGGCGTTCGAACTGCCCGCACACGACGTCGCCGGCAAGCAGCGGAAAGCAGGACGCGCACTGGACCGCGGGGCCTTCGAGTTCTCGGTGGGCGGTGAGCCCGCGGCCCCGGTGACGGCGCCTGCCGTGGACAACGCGGTGGCAGCTCCGGCCGAAGCAGCGGGTACGCCGGACAACGCCTCCCCCGCACCGACGGAGACTGCGAAGACGACCGACGCCGCCGTCGGCACCGGCTCCGGCGGGCTCGCCAGCACCGGGGCCAGCGTGGTCGCGCTGGCCATCGGAGGCGCTGTCGTGCTGGCGGCGGGCGGCGTGACCTTCTGGCTGGCAAGGCGCAAGCGCGCCAACGGCTGA
- a CDS encoding GntR family transcriptional regulator translates to MAAFLPPAQTPASRADVVCEALRRAILDGVLQPGQPLVERELADMLGVSKTPVREALKQLRSTGLVEVVSFQGVRVRELDADYVGKLYAARASTEPSAVRLAVQRLGATEHAAAHTALQTAAECASRGDRTGMGIANRAFHRVLYTASDNGFLCDFLDRLQDLTAFAATTGWRLRATFEQEAAEHAAILAAVEQGDADLAERLAREHIEKAARTLSETLPDAGHEG, encoded by the coding sequence TTGGCCGCGTTCCTGCCGCCTGCCCAGACGCCTGCCTCCCGCGCCGACGTGGTGTGCGAGGCGTTGCGCCGCGCGATCCTCGACGGTGTGCTCCAGCCGGGGCAGCCGTTGGTCGAGCGGGAGCTGGCGGACATGTTGGGTGTCTCGAAGACACCGGTCCGCGAAGCGCTGAAGCAACTGCGGTCCACCGGCCTGGTCGAGGTGGTGTCGTTCCAGGGAGTGCGGGTGCGCGAACTGGACGCGGACTACGTGGGAAAGCTGTACGCCGCGCGGGCGAGCACTGAACCCTCCGCGGTTCGCCTGGCCGTGCAACGGCTCGGCGCCACCGAGCACGCCGCCGCGCACACCGCGCTGCAGACGGCCGCCGAGTGCGCCTCCCGCGGTGACCGAACGGGGATGGGCATCGCGAACCGGGCCTTCCACCGCGTGCTGTACACGGCGTCGGACAACGGCTTCCTGTGCGACTTCCTCGACCGGTTGCAGGACCTCACCGCCTTCGCGGCCACCACCGGCTGGCGGCTGCGCGCGACCTTCGAACAGGAGGCGGCCGAGCACGCCGCGATCCTCGCCGCCGTGGAACAGGGAGACGCGGACCTGGCCGAGCGGCTGGCTCGCGAACACATCGAGAAAGCAGCCAGGACGCTGTCGGAGACCTTGCCGGACGCGGGCCATGAAGGTTGA
- a CDS encoding MarR family winged helix-turn-helix transcriptional regulator translates to MDAALVRLRRLWSAPRSSIKDDGIPVDMSSILVVEACARAAEAGQDSTIRDIAAFTDTEHSTASRLVDKAAKVGLVQREPSSSDARRTRVVLTDSGRRTRERATDFRLTWLTRVLRHWPTGDVEHLAELLTRFADEVDLQGPPGREPERPDA, encoded by the coding sequence TTGGACGCCGCGCTGGTCCGCCTGCGCAGGTTGTGGAGCGCGCCGCGATCCAGCATCAAGGACGACGGCATACCCGTGGACATGTCGAGCATCCTGGTCGTCGAAGCGTGTGCGCGCGCTGCCGAAGCAGGCCAGGACAGCACCATCCGCGACATCGCCGCGTTCACCGACACCGAGCACTCGACCGCCAGCCGCCTTGTCGACAAGGCAGCGAAAGTCGGGCTGGTACAACGCGAACCTTCGTCGTCAGACGCCAGACGAACCAGGGTGGTGCTCACCGACAGCGGACGGCGCACCAGGGAACGTGCCACCGACTTCCGCCTCACCTGGCTCACCCGGGTCCTCCGTCACTGGCCGACCGGCGACGTCGAACACCTGGCCGAGCTTCTGACGCGGTTCGCGGACGAAGTCGACCTGCAGGGCCCGCCTGGGAGAGAACCAGAGCGGCCGGACGCCTGA
- a CDS encoding NmrA family NAD(P)-binding protein has translation MRGGQGGARRDRGGSAVLLITGPSGNVGSELIALLEERHSHLPRRIGSRHPLPDRADHVHLDFADRSTWSSALSDVDALFLLFPLPGNKAARERIIPFVKAAARAGCRHVVYISVFGADRLAFLPHFKVEQAIRASGMSWTVLRCSFFMQNLHRVVSTHGVDIVERGELFIPAGYGRTTFLDARDASAVALDALVHPDRHRDVVHHLTGGQTLDMHEVAAMLSTALDRRVHYTRPSSIRFAARLRRRGVGWDTIGFMAAVYTATRFGLNQPITDDVQQLLGRKPMSLRRFLDDSAWRWRERRWT, from the coding sequence ATGCGGGGCGGGCAAGGTGGTGCTCGCCGTGACCGAGGAGGAAGCGCCGTGCTGCTGATCACCGGCCCGTCCGGCAACGTCGGCAGCGAGCTCATCGCCCTGCTGGAGGAGCGGCATTCCCACCTGCCGCGGCGAATCGGAAGTCGCCATCCCCTGCCTGACCGCGCTGACCACGTGCACCTCGACTTCGCCGACCGCAGCACCTGGAGCTCCGCACTGTCCGATGTGGACGCGCTGTTCCTGCTGTTCCCGCTACCCGGCAACAAGGCGGCTCGCGAGCGGATCATCCCGTTCGTGAAGGCCGCGGCACGCGCCGGCTGCCGGCACGTGGTCTACATCTCCGTGTTCGGTGCCGATCGTCTTGCTTTCTTGCCTCATTTCAAAGTCGAACAGGCGATTCGAGCCAGTGGCATGAGCTGGACCGTGCTGCGCTGCTCGTTCTTCATGCAGAACCTGCACCGCGTGGTGTCCACCCACGGCGTCGACATCGTCGAGCGCGGCGAGCTGTTCATCCCAGCGGGTTACGGGCGCACAACGTTCCTCGACGCCCGCGACGCCTCCGCGGTCGCGCTCGACGCCCTGGTACATCCCGATCGTCACCGCGACGTCGTTCACCACCTCACCGGCGGGCAGACGCTCGACATGCACGAGGTCGCCGCAATGCTGAGCACCGCGCTGGATCGGCGCGTCCACTACACCCGTCCCAGCTCGATCCGCTTCGCCGCACGGCTTCGCCGCCGCGGCGTCGGTTGGGACACCATCGGTTTCATGGCCGCGGTCTACACCGCCACCAGGTTCGGCTTGAACCAGCCGATCACCGACGACGTCCAGCAGTTGCTGGGCAGGAAACCCATGTCCTTGCGCCGGTTTCTGGATGACTCGGCTTGGCGGTGGCGCGAGCGGCGGTGGACCTGA
- a CDS encoding LacI family DNA-binding transcriptional regulator, translated as MEGNATLIDVARVAGVSLATASRAINGSARTVGAELREKVLRAAQELDYSPNAAARTMKRGHADVVGMIVPDIADPYFAGIASGVMKAADEQGLMVSIASTRRQVSREAEYVAGFRRQRNRAVILAGSRTSSRAETECLKVEVDRFEAQGGRVAVVSQRKLPVDTVVVENRQGARALAADLADLGYRDFAVLAGPRDLLSAKDRLDGFRTGLAEAGVELDRERIVNGEFSRDGGFQAMERVLEQLDGIDCVFAVNDVMALGAIAAVRSRGLDVPRHLSVAGFGDISTLRDMSPRLTTVRVDLERLGRLALEMVLSNDSGAPRTRREKCQVVLGASTPGRKTAGRKTAGRRSSARG; from the coding sequence GTGGAGGGAAACGCGACACTGATCGACGTGGCACGGGTGGCGGGGGTGTCCCTGGCGACCGCGTCGCGGGCGATCAACGGCAGCGCCCGGACGGTGGGCGCGGAACTGCGCGAGAAGGTGCTGCGGGCGGCGCAGGAGCTGGACTACTCTCCGAACGCGGCCGCGCGGACGATGAAGCGCGGCCACGCCGACGTGGTCGGGATGATCGTCCCGGACATCGCGGACCCGTACTTCGCGGGCATCGCCTCCGGCGTCATGAAGGCCGCCGACGAGCAGGGCCTGATGGTCTCGATCGCCAGCACGCGCAGGCAGGTCAGCCGCGAGGCCGAGTACGTGGCGGGGTTCCGCCGCCAGCGCAACCGCGCGGTCATCCTCGCGGGCAGCCGCACCAGCAGCCGGGCCGAGACCGAGTGCCTCAAGGTCGAGGTCGACCGCTTCGAGGCGCAGGGCGGCAGGGTCGCGGTGGTGAGTCAGCGCAAGCTGCCGGTGGACACCGTGGTCGTGGAGAACAGGCAGGGCGCCCGTGCGCTGGCGGCGGACCTCGCCGATCTGGGTTATCGCGACTTCGCCGTGCTCGCCGGACCCCGTGACCTGCTCAGCGCCAAGGACCGCCTCGACGGCTTCCGGACGGGACTGGCCGAGGCCGGCGTCGAGCTCGACAGGGAGCGGATCGTCAACGGCGAGTTCAGCAGGGACGGCGGCTTCCAGGCGATGGAGCGGGTCCTGGAGCAGCTCGACGGGATCGACTGCGTGTTCGCCGTCAACGACGTCATGGCGCTCGGAGCGATCGCGGCCGTCCGTTCGCGGGGGCTCGACGTGCCCCGCCACCTGTCGGTCGCGGGGTTCGGCGACATCTCGACGCTGCGGGACATGTCGCCCCGGTTGACGACCGTGCGGGTGGACCTCGAGAGGCTGGGCCGGCTCGCGCTCGAGATGGTCCTGTCGAACGACAGCGGCGCCCCGCGGACCCGCCGGGAGAAGTGCCAGGTGGTACTGGGTGCCAGCACCCCCGGCCGCAAGACCGCCGGCCGCAAGACCGCCGGTCGGAGGTCCTCGGCGAGAGGGTGA
- a CDS encoding aldehyde dehydrogenase family protein: MRTTSTAERVSDVTAAALSAFPSLAASSPDHRADLLRRLAQVVEEHRAELVSVADGETHIGAARLHAEVDRTRFQLAAFADVITDGAYLDVVVDRPVDGPPPAGRPDLRRMLTPLGPVAVFAASNFPFAFSVLGGDTASALAAGCPVVVKAHEGHPELSALTCALAADVLPDGVLSLVTGRDAGRALVVDPNITAVGFTGSGAGGRALFDLATGRPDPIPFYGELGSVNPVVVTPAAVAARGEEVAKAFVASFTLGSGQLCTKPGLLFLPAGHGLDEVLRRAVTQVAPSQLLGPWIRDGYLAAVRALARRRGVREIVPLPEQTQDAVSPSLFGTSAATLGEELVAECFGPSALVVEYNSADDLLAALAAVPPSLAAAVHGEAGDDLAATVLGAVRTGRVVWNGWPTGVAVTAAMHHGGPWPATTAPLHTSVGASAIDRWLRPVAYQDMPDELLPPPLRRDNPWHLPRRVDGEWTRRPA; this comes from the coding sequence ATGCGCACCACATCCACGGCCGAACGCGTCTCCGACGTGACCGCGGCCGCCCTCTCGGCGTTTCCCTCCCTGGCCGCGTCGTCACCAGACCATCGCGCCGACCTGCTGCGCCGCCTCGCTCAGGTGGTGGAGGAGCACCGCGCCGAGCTCGTCTCGGTGGCGGACGGGGAAACCCACATCGGTGCGGCCCGTCTCCACGCCGAAGTGGACCGCACCCGGTTCCAACTGGCCGCCTTCGCCGACGTCATCACCGACGGCGCCTATCTCGACGTGGTCGTCGACCGGCCGGTCGACGGTCCTCCGCCCGCGGGCCGGCCCGACCTCCGCAGGATGCTCACCCCGCTCGGACCGGTGGCCGTGTTCGCCGCGTCGAACTTCCCGTTCGCGTTCTCCGTGCTCGGTGGCGACACCGCCAGTGCCCTGGCAGCGGGATGCCCGGTGGTGGTCAAGGCCCACGAGGGACATCCGGAGCTGTCAGCGCTGACCTGCGCGCTGGCCGCGGACGTGCTGCCCGACGGCGTGCTGTCGCTGGTGACCGGCCGGGACGCAGGCCGCGCACTGGTGGTGGACCCGAACATCACCGCGGTCGGGTTCACCGGCTCCGGCGCGGGCGGGCGCGCGTTGTTCGACCTGGCCACCGGCAGGCCGGACCCGATCCCGTTCTACGGCGAACTGGGTTCGGTCAACCCGGTCGTGGTCACACCCGCGGCCGTGGCGGCGCGCGGCGAGGAGGTGGCGAAGGCGTTCGTGGCGTCGTTCACCCTCGGCTCGGGCCAGCTGTGCACGAAACCCGGTCTCCTCTTCCTCCCGGCGGGACACGGCCTGGACGAGGTGCTGCGGCGGGCTGTCACACAGGTCGCGCCCAGTCAGCTGCTCGGACCCTGGATCAGGGACGGTTACCTGGCCGCGGTCCGTGCGCTGGCCCGGCGACGTGGTGTCCGCGAGATCGTGCCGTTGCCCGAGCAGACGCAGGACGCGGTCTCGCCGAGCCTGTTCGGAACGTCCGCCGCCACTTTGGGGGAAGAACTGGTCGCGGAGTGCTTCGGCCCGTCCGCCCTGGTCGTCGAGTACAACTCCGCCGATGACCTGCTGGCCGCCCTCGCGGCGGTTCCCCCGAGTCTGGCCGCAGCCGTGCACGGCGAGGCCGGCGACGACCTGGCGGCCACCGTGCTCGGCGCCGTGCGGACGGGCCGGGTGGTCTGGAACGGCTGGCCCACGGGCGTGGCGGTCACCGCCGCCATGCACCACGGAGGGCCGTGGCCCGCGACCACCGCACCCCTGCACACCAGCGTCGGCGCGTCCGCCATCGACCGGTGGCTGCGCCCGGTGGCCTACCAGGACATGCCGGACGAGCTGCTTCCGCCGCCCCTGCGCCGTGACAACCCGTGGCACTTGCCGCGCCGGGTGGACGGTGAGTGGACCCGGCGGCCGGCATGA
- a CDS encoding SRPBCC domain-containing protein produces the protein MTIHWPRGLSPEETSLHTRNELVVSTDAEVIWKMLVDARSWPDWYRNARGVELDDAVVLGPGTRFRWTTFNIRVDCIVTFFDPQRELGWTGTAFGTHGHHRWLLTPRSDGTTHVATEETQRGFLPAVAGAWLRPCLLHWHQRWLEGLDLSGSVHP, from the coding sequence ATGACCATCCACTGGCCGCGGGGCTTGTCACCCGAGGAAACCTCGCTCCACACCCGCAACGAACTGGTGGTCTCCACCGATGCCGAGGTCATCTGGAAGATGCTGGTCGACGCACGCTCCTGGCCCGACTGGTACCGCAACGCACGCGGGGTGGAACTCGACGACGCGGTGGTGCTCGGTCCTGGCACCCGGTTCCGCTGGACCACGTTCAACATCCGCGTCGACTGCATCGTGACCTTCTTCGACCCACAACGCGAGCTCGGCTGGACCGGGACCGCGTTCGGCACGCACGGCCACCACCGGTGGCTGCTCACACCGAGATCCGACGGAACGACGCACGTGGCCACGGAGGAGACCCAGCGAGGGTTCCTGCCCGCCGTCGCGGGCGCATGGCTGCGCCCGTGCCTGTTGCACTGGCACCAGCGATGGCTGGAAGGACTGGACTTGAGCGGATCGGTCCACCCCTGA
- a CDS encoding ABC transporter permease, with translation MATTTKSPPHERPVLGSLRRDRRAWFALPVLTLLVLAAAAAPFLDAAVADTDTDRLLAGPSAAHPLGTDELGRDILVRVVAGALVTVEVATIAVGLALVLGTALGLVAGYRGGWVDSVLMRVTDGLLAFPLLVLALTVVAALGPGLRNALIAIAVVTTPRFARLVRGEVLSLRTREWVSAARIVGVGTPTILVRHLLPHLAGTLLVFAALQASTAIMAEAALSFLGLGVQPPQPGWGGMVASGTAHLDSSWALSVFPGLAILLTIAAFNLLADALRDALDAHRPVLSPIR, from the coding sequence ATGGCGACGACGACGAAGTCCCCGCCCCACGAACGGCCCGTGCTCGGCAGCCTGCGCCGTGACCGGCGGGCCTGGTTCGCCCTGCCCGTGCTCACGCTGCTCGTGCTCGCCGCGGCCGCCGCACCGTTCCTCGACGCCGCGGTCGCCGACACCGACACCGACCGGCTGCTGGCCGGGCCGTCTGCCGCACACCCGCTGGGCACCGACGAGCTCGGCCGCGACATCCTCGTCCGCGTCGTCGCAGGCGCACTGGTGACCGTCGAGGTCGCCACCATCGCCGTCGGCCTGGCGCTGGTGCTGGGCACCGCGCTCGGCCTGGTCGCGGGCTACCGGGGCGGCTGGGTGGACTCGGTGCTCATGCGCGTCACCGACGGCCTGCTCGCCTTCCCCCTGCTGGTGCTCGCGCTGACGGTCGTCGCGGCACTCGGACCGGGACTGCGCAACGCGCTGATCGCCATCGCCGTCGTGACCACGCCGCGCTTCGCCCGCCTGGTGCGCGGCGAGGTGCTGTCCCTGCGCACCCGCGAATGGGTGTCGGCCGCCAGGATCGTCGGTGTCGGCACGCCGACCATCCTCGTGCGCCACCTGCTGCCGCACCTGGCCGGCACCCTCCTCGTGTTCGCCGCACTCCAGGCCTCCACCGCGATCATGGCCGAGGCGGCGCTGAGCTTCCTCGGGCTCGGCGTGCAGCCACCCCAGCCCGGGTGGGGCGGCATGGTGGCCTCCGGCACCGCGCACCTCGACTCCAGCTGGGCGCTGAGCGTGTTCCCCGGCCTCGCGATCCTGCTGACGATCGCCGCCTTCAACCTGCTGGCCGACGCCCTGC
- a CDS encoding ABC transporter permease, with product MTAYLIRRLAQLVPVLLVVSMILFALLRLLPGDPTTEILGQEASEADRAALRADLGLDDPVWQQFLDWTGGALTGDLGRSWLTNEEVGSVIADRLPATVELGLIAIVLTILIGLPAGVIAAVRSRTKTDAVMTTVSVFALSTPHFYLAALLILVFGLWLRVLPPSGYVPFTEDPVQNLLHMVLPAITIGSTIIAVIMRQTRGSLLAALGEDYVRTARASGLARRRIVTVYALRNAVVPVVTVAALQIGALMSATVVTEAVFTVPGMGTLIVNAIFSRDLPVVQGAVLVVVVFVLLVNLLADLLYARLDPRITY from the coding sequence ATGACGGCCTACCTGATCCGCCGGCTGGCACAGCTCGTGCCCGTGCTGCTCGTCGTCTCGATGATCCTGTTCGCACTGCTGCGACTGCTGCCGGGCGATCCCACCACGGAGATCCTCGGGCAGGAGGCCAGCGAGGCGGACCGGGCCGCGCTGCGTGCCGACCTCGGCCTGGACGACCCCGTGTGGCAGCAGTTCCTGGACTGGACGGGAGGTGCGCTGACCGGTGACCTCGGCCGGTCGTGGCTCACCAACGAAGAAGTCGGCTCCGTCATCGCCGACCGGCTGCCCGCCACCGTGGAACTCGGCCTGATCGCGATCGTGCTGACCATCCTCATCGGACTCCCGGCCGGCGTCATCGCCGCCGTCCGCAGCCGCACCAAGACCGACGCGGTGATGACCACGGTCAGCGTGTTCGCCCTGTCGACGCCGCACTTCTACCTGGCGGCACTGCTGATCCTCGTGTTCGGGCTGTGGCTGCGGGTCCTCCCGCCGTCGGGCTACGTGCCGTTCACCGAGGACCCGGTGCAGAACCTGCTGCACATGGTCCTGCCCGCGATCACGATCGGCTCGACGATCATCGCGGTGATCATGCGGCAGACCCGCGGCTCGCTGCTCGCCGCACTCGGCGAGGACTACGTCCGCACCGCGCGCGCCTCGGGACTGGCCCGGCGCCGGATCGTCACCGTCTACGCGCTGCGCAACGCCGTGGTGCCGGTGGTCACGGTGGCCGCGTTGCAGATCGGTGCGCTGATGAGCGCCACGGTCGTCACCGAAGCGGTCTTCACCGTGCCGGGCATGGGCACGCTGATCGTCAACGCGATCTTCAGCCGGGACCTCCCCGTCGTCCAGGGCGCGGTGCTCGTGGTCGTGGTGTTCGTCCTGCTGGTCAACCTGCTCGCCGACCTCCTCTACGCGCGGCTCGACCCGCGCATCACCTACTAG